One window of Pectobacterium carotovorum genomic DNA carries:
- a CDS encoding Bcr/CflA family multidrug efflux MFS transporter: MQLRRSSHFGLIFILGLISMLMPLAIDMYLPALPTIANEFGVGDGHVQMTLSTYVLGFAIGQMFYGPMADSLGRKPVILGGTLVFAFAGVACALAQTVEQLIYMRFLHGVSAAAAAVVINALMRDMFSRDDFSRMMSFVVLVMTVAPLIAPIVGGWLLLWFSWHSIFWTISGAAFLASALIFFFIKETLPPAKRQKFHLRTTIGNFAILFRHKRVFSYMVASGLSFCGMFSFLSAGPFVYINLYGVSPQNFGYYFALNVVFLFVVTLFNSRNVRRLGALAMFRAGLVIQFAMGIWLVIVCLFDLGFLPLVFGVALFVGCIAMVASNAMAVILDDFPHMAGTASSLAGTLRFGLGAIVGGILSLASFNSAWPMVLSMALCSIGAFLLYLYATRSPAS, encoded by the coding sequence GTGCAATTACGCCGCTCTTCTCATTTTGGGCTGATCTTTATTCTCGGCCTGATTTCGATGCTAATGCCGTTAGCTATCGATATGTATTTACCTGCGTTGCCGACCATTGCTAACGAGTTTGGCGTGGGGGACGGTCATGTCCAAATGACGCTCAGCACCTATGTGCTAGGTTTTGCGATTGGCCAGATGTTTTACGGGCCGATGGCGGACAGCCTGGGACGCAAGCCTGTCATTCTCGGCGGTACGCTGGTTTTTGCGTTTGCAGGCGTGGCCTGTGCGCTGGCACAAACGGTAGAGCAACTGATCTACATGCGTTTTCTGCACGGCGTCTCCGCTGCGGCGGCTGCGGTGGTGATTAATGCCCTGATGCGCGATATGTTCTCGCGGGATGATTTTTCTCGCATGATGTCGTTTGTCGTGTTGGTGATGACTGTCGCACCGCTCATTGCGCCCATTGTCGGTGGCTGGCTGCTGCTGTGGTTTAGCTGGCATTCCATTTTCTGGACGATCTCTGGTGCGGCTTTTCTGGCATCAGCGCTGATTTTCTTTTTTATTAAAGAAACCTTACCGCCCGCTAAGCGGCAGAAATTTCATCTGCGCACCACCATTGGGAATTTTGCCATCTTGTTCCGCCATAAGCGGGTGTTCAGCTATATGGTGGCAAGCGGGCTTTCGTTTTGCGGCATGTTCTCCTTCCTGAGCGCCGGGCCGTTTGTGTATATCAATCTGTATGGCGTATCTCCTCAGAATTTTGGCTACTACTTTGCCCTGAACGTCGTCTTTCTCTTTGTGGTGACGCTGTTTAACAGCCGCAATGTACGACGGTTGGGCGCGCTGGCGATGTTCCGCGCAGGGCTGGTGATCCAGTTTGCGATGGGAATATGGCTGGTGATTGTCTGCCTGTTCGATCTCGGATTCTTACCGCTGGTATTTGGCGTGGCACTGTTTGTCGGCTGTATTGCGATGGTGGCGTCGAATGCGATGGCGGTGATTCTCGATGATTTCCCGCATATGGCAGGGACGGCCTCGTCGTTGGCTGGCACGCTACGCTTCGGTCTGGGCGCGATTGTGGGGGGGATCCTCTCTCTGGCCTCATTCAACAGCGCCTGGCCGATGGTGCTATCGATGGCACTCTGTTCGATAGGTGCCTTTCTGCTGTATCTGTACGCAACTCGTTCCCCCGCGTCCTGA